A stretch of DNA from Acomys russatus chromosome 4, mAcoRus1.1, whole genome shotgun sequence:
acactttttgtgtgtttgtttttcgtCCCTTTGTGGTGTATTGTTGTTTTAGTTCGCTTTTTCCTGTTGgcgtttttttttgtgtgtgtggtttgtttgtcttttctttattctttacttatctctttatatttctataattgtggtgagttttttttttttttgattgtatTTGTTACTTTAATTGGTGCGATTCTCTTGTCCTCCTAAGCCGATGTCTGTTGTGTTAGTTTGGTAGCACGttcttttgtctgcttttcttttttcgttGTTCGACCTTTTAATATATTATTCTCTATTGTTGTTGTCTATCGCATCACTGATCGAGAAGCCCCGTCCGACAAACATGGCGTGGCGTGTGTGTTGACTGTTTTGGTTGTAGTGACTGAGcaactcaatatttttttttctattaaaatcagtcgttgcgtttttttttttttttttatctttttgctaCTTTTACACTCGCCATCTCATTACCACCCcactattttcttatttctttttcgcttatttgttttttgttgttggttgtcgGTGGGTGGGCGCCTTTGTGTTTGTTGGGTGCGACTTTCTTGTATTGGGTGAGTGTCCTTGTTTGGGCCTTGTGGGCCTGCTGCGTGTTGCTGTCTTTGCGCGCCACTTTTCGCATCCTTTTTTGGTTCAGACCAGATCGGCTCGAAATTACTTGTTGTTGTTGCGCATACATCATTGACATTTTTTCCTCCATAACCAAGTTGGTAGAGTTTCTGCGTGTTCCGTGTACCGGGATATTGCCCGTCGGTGACTACATCTTGCGCTGTACGCGTAGCGACATGGTGGATATACGACTACAATTGTATGCGCCACTCTATCTCTGTGACCAGCTCTCCTTTCGTGTTACAACTCATTCTCTTTGTCTTATTAGTAAGTGTTCTGTTCTGTTGATTTATTGTACGTGTATGACATAAAACTAAATTTatgattactttttattttcactcCCGAACGGTAGCCACCTAATATATTCTCTTTCAATAAACTTGCTTGACTTCATTCCCCAACACCGAACTTCTGCACAGTGTCATCAAGCCATTCTGAATGATTTATGAGGGGATTAGAAAAAACATTGGACCAGCCTTCAGTAGGAATATTTTCAACATTTACTCTTGTAAACGAATCATTTGGGCAAGTTCTCTCCATTCTCTTTAGGCATATCTTAGTTACTGCTTTATTGTGACAACGCCATGGCCTTAGCAGCTCACAGAAGAAggcttcccccttttttttctggctttttgagacagggtttctctgtgtatatatattgccttggctgtcctggactctttacagaccaggctggcctcaaattcacagaactcgccctgtccctgcctcctgagtgctgggattaaaggctgtgtgCCACTACCAGTTTTAGGCGAGCAAGGTGTTACAttggcttgcttacagtttcagaaagtTGGTCTCTGATCACCAGGGTGAGGAAGGAGCATgatggcagcagcagtggtggtggagcagtagctgagagctcacatctgactTGCAAGTTATTggtaaagagagaaagcaagactgGGCCTGGGCCTGCTTTGAAACTTCAACAAGCCCATCCCCCAAGGGACACCCGGTTACACCCTCCTATCTCTTCACTAAATGGCCATCCAACTGCAATCACACATTCAAATTCCATGAGGCCTGATGGATGTtatctataaaaaacaaaaagaaaaaattacagcATGCTTTTTATAGTCATAGGCAACCCGACTATACTGTATATAGATTCTCGCTCAACATTTTAAATCCCATTCTAAATTAACtgtttatttaatagaaaaaaacgTGTTTTGATACGTGATCAATGCATTTACACGTCATGTAGACAAGGACGAGGGGCAACGGattcatatttttgaaaatagattcatcCATTTCGCCCACTTAGTGACGCCTCGCCTACGTTTTTTTGTGTGCCTCTTACTAGAAAAATACCACAAGACCATCTGCTCTGGGCCACACGGATGCAGTCCCCTTGGTGGGTAGAAGCGCTTGTTCCTGGCTTAGGCTTCACACTAGAATCTAATTTTCATAAAACTAGGCGTGATGGGCATCCACTGACACTGAAATCCTCAACCATGACCTAGAGGCAAAAGAATtagaaattcaagatcatccttagctacaaagagagtttgagatcagcctacATAAGATTCTGTCtataaaacagtaaagaaaaatggaaaaagaaaaaaggggtagaatggctggagagatgggctcagGGTttaacacttgctgctcttccagaggacctgagttcacatcccagcactcatgttggctggctcacaagcacctgtactccagctgcaggggacctgatgctttctggtctccatggtCAGCCCTGCACATGTGACAGATATGCATACATAcagctacataaaaataaatcttaaaaaataacaaagattatttaaatttctGGGCTATTTAGCAGTTACCCTGTATGTGTATGTTAGTTAATTTAGCTCCTTCACATTCAAATAACAGAcattccaggttggcctggaactcacagagatctgcctttgtctcttgagtgcagggattaaaggtgtgcaccaccacacctggctctactTTTCTTAACGTGTTATTGTTATATAGTTCCCAAAGTAACCCTCAAAGAGTCCTGTAAAACCACAGTAAGCCTAACTCTTGTGATAGTGACTTTAGTCTCAGGGAGTGGGAAGTAGAAAAGACCTTCCTTTCTGTATGTGTTTACAGTATTAGGGTTTTGATGTGAATGCATTTTAATCTAGACTGACCTTTGCTCTCACTGTCACAGGGCTCCTGTCTTCAGGCTTGTAGTTACCTAGGGTCTTCGTTACATCAATTCTTTCCCAAGCTGTCTTACCCTAAGAGCAACATTTCCTCACACCTTCAGGTTCGAGGCCTTTCTCCTCCGCTTCCAATTGAACCCAAACTCACTCTCTCTCGGTGAGGGGCTAGCAGGGTTTGTAATAGCATATGCTGACTCAACTCAAGTGGTATTTCTGCTTGAACTAATAATAATATGGGTGACcgataaatattttttctaaagatgTTAATATTTTCTGTGCGTAAGTGTGGGTTCCTGAGTGTACACcaacatgtgtgtacacacgcggAGACTGGAAGAGACCCTCGTGCCACAAGGTCTCTTTTAGGACTGAAGCTCACCAATTAGATGAGACTGGCAAGCTAGTGAGCCTTGGGTATCTTCCCGTCTAGACTACAGCAGTGCTGCAGTTTCAAGCATTTGGGATTATTagtgttttctcatgatttctagaaattgaactcaggtctttgcatTTAGAAGGTAAGtactttaatcactgagccatcccccagctCTAGATGTGTGATGGTTTTGAGTAAGAATGGCACCCATATTTGAATGTTCAGTCATCAGGAGGTGACAGGTTTAAAAAAGGATTAGAAGGAACAGGAAATATGACCTTGTGGGAGTGGGCGCttccttgttggagggagtgtgtgatggggtggggctttaaggtttcaaaagcccatttcAGGGTGGCATCtttgcctgcagatcaggatgtggCTCTCAGGTCCAGCTCCAACACCGTGCCTGTCTtattcccaccatgatgacaaatAGACTAAGCCTTtgaaagagttgccttggtcatggttactcttcatagcaatagaacagtgactaagacaaaatGCCAATGTGATTAAAATACTATGGTAATAAATCAGCTATTAGTTGCCATGTAGCAATACTGGTTATGACTAGTGGAAATTTTAAAGCTGTGGTCAGGAAAGGTTTTGGAACTTAGGGAAGGATATGCTTGCTGTGCCTTCGAAGCTGCTTGACCCCATTTACAGGGTCTCCAGAGTGAGGCTATGGGTTGGCCAGCTGCAGTAACCGGGATTGTTATTTGTCATTGCTGCTTTCTATTCTCTGTCAACCAGGCTTGTGTCTTCACCATGTAATAGTGGGCTGCTGACACTTTGAGAGGGCTCTTTGCTTATAGCTGAGttgcatacttttttttaaatgtgtttttattttttatttaaacatggtGGCACAACCATCGAGTTGAAAAGGTTAatttctgtgttttgcttttacCTTAAATTTTTAGAGCTCACATATTTTTCTTGAGTAATAGGATTTTCCTTCTTGGACACTGGGGCAAGAAGATGActataagttcaagaccagcctgggttacagagtttATACAATTGATGGACACAAATAGCCTGAAGTACTTCCTTTTCTGTTAGAAGGGATTCCTATAGTGTTAAAAAGAGAGGGTGTGTGTCTCACTTTATCTTGCTCCTTTTCAGGATGTAGAGTTTTGAAGTTAGGGGTGTGCCCCTTGTTCTCTATGTCATTTTTACTAATTGGACTGCTTTGCTTCAACATATGTGGCTTTTggatggtggtacaggccttacGCATGCTGGCGGCTGCGGACCACCGCTCCTAGCCATAATAGTACAAAGCCTTGCACTCATTTCTGAAGATCAATATTTGCCTTGGTATGGCTGGCTTTAGAAGCATATCCTTCAGTGTAGGTAGTTCACTGGGAGGAGATCCTAGGAAGAGTGTGGGAGATAAGAGTAGGGATGGCTCTTATGATGTAAATCAATGATCTGGTGCCTGCTGGAATGAGACCCCTGTCTGGGATGACGCTGTAGAACATGAATCATTTGTCACAAGAAGCAGTGAAGGCATGACATTTATCCACAGTTTCTGCCTGTTGTTGGTTGAATGCTGCTCCCAGGGCAACACTTGAGCCCCAGTTCACGTGCATGGATACATCTGTGGACAACCCTGCTAGTTGGAGTATGAATAGTGGGCATATGTGGGAACATGGTTGCAGAAGGGATTTTCTGAGCATCTGTTCAGGGGCCATCTAGCATATCCTTTCTTCCTTATGCCTTCCATTTTGGCTCAGCTCAGTTTGCCTTTTTGGGTCAGAACTCCGTGCCCTTGTTGGTTTTTAGTAGAATGAATTAAACCTCCTCCCATGCCCGTGTTATCTGCTTGTCAACTCTTGTTTTAGTTATGACCTCTCTGCCAAACTTTATTCAactactcttttttgtttgtttgtttggttggtttttttgtttgtttgtttttcgagacagggtttctctgtgtagccttggccatcctggactcattttgtagaccaggctggcctcgaactcacagcgatccgcctgcctctgcctcccgagtgctgggattaaaggcgtgcaccaccacgccgggctaTCCAACTACTCTTAAGAAGGAATTCAGTTTATTTCCATAGTTCTTGTGCATTCAACTGTCAGTGACATCCAAGCGAGCATCAGTCAATAATGGTTACCTATTTGCTTCCTTCTCCTATGAGATGATGCTCCAGGGTCAAGGGACCCTGTCTCCAGGGATCTGGGCATACTATCTGGCCAGCATGTTTGCtgtggaagcaggcagatgtggATTCAAATCACAGCtcaggaaaactttttttttttttaacactactCACCTTCCACTATCTTGTCTTGAAAAGGGAATTGTAGAGTTGTAGCAAATGTTAAGAAAGTGTATACTTATTTAGCCATAAAGATACCAACATTCCAGTCCTTGTAAATGTTAAAAGATAGACCAAATGGGCAACAATGTAGTGTAATAGAGCTGCGACTGTAACTCGGTGGGAGAGTGTACCTAATGTAGGCAAGGCCCTTGGTTCCATCTCCAGTACtcgtgacgtgtgtgtgtgtgtgtgtgtgtgtgtgtgtgtgtgtgttataaaaattacttttgggAAGTTATTAAAATGTTTCACTAGCTCTTAAGcaaaattattaatttcttattatgGTGTCTTTATGACCAGTATGAAACATAGTAGGCtaccaaacaaatgaaagcttGTTTTTGGCTTGTGTgaaggggatggagaggtgggtctgtggttgagaacactggcttctcttctagaggaccagggatTGGTCCAAACATCCACATATACGTAGGCAGAACACCAAttcacttgaaataaaaataagtaaatcttttttttttttttttttaaggatcatCTTAGACAGAGACGGGGGTGGGCAGAATGATGGTACGTGTATGACTGATTGTCTCAGGGGCGGAGCGTTTTTaatttggtgtctttaaaagGAGACCAATTCCCTGTAGAGATGGTACAGTAATGGGAAGACTATGCTGCCCAATACGTAAGTGTTAGAGACAAGGTGTGCTGACCATGTTATTTCCCTATGCCTAGGTAATAAAGCTCCTACAGTCAAAGTACCACTACAAAGAAGAGGCTGAAAGCATATGTGATAAAGTTCAAGTTAAACTCAGCAGGGAATGTCTCCATCCTTACAGCCCATGCATCACAGAGGTCAGGACTTCACACTGGGAAGAAGCAATCCAGGAAACCAAAGGTGGGACTGGCAACAGGAAATTGGCAGAAGAGTGTTATTTCCTGTGGAAATCTACACGTTTAGAGCATATGACCCTAGCAGAAGATGTCAAAGCCATGCTCACTGAACTTCGCAAAGAGGTCCGCCTGCTCTTGTTAACAAAcggtgacagacagacacagagggagaagATCGAGGCGTGTGCCTGCCAGTCGTACTTTGATGCTATTGTGGTAGGAGgagagcagaaagaagagaaaccagcAGCTTCCATATTTTATCACTGCTGTGATCTCCTTGGAGTGCAGCCTGGGGACTGTGTCATGGTTGGTGACACACTAGAAACTGATATCCAAGGAGGCCTCAATGCAGGCCTGAAAGCCACAGTCTGGATAAACAAGAGTGGAAGGGTGCCGCTGACATCATCCCCCGTGCCTCACTACATGGTTTCCTCCGTGCTGGAATTACCTGCTCTCTTGCAGAGCATAGATTGCAAAGTCAGCAAATCTGTGTAAATACACAGGAGGCACAGTGACCATGGTCAGAGCCAGTTTCCAGGGCTAGAACTAAAGAAAGCTAAGGCACTATGCATATTTGATTCAGTTCTAAGAGTGATGTGGGTGAGAGATTCACAACCACGCTGTGAAGATCCTCCCGACCCTGTTGCTGTTGATAACCATGCTCTTGTGTTCATATCTGAAATCCAGGTTTTAATTGTGTACTTGAAAAAACTTGAAGAAAGTTAGGATAGCTTATATACTTGTTTATAGAatagaaatagataatttttttaaaatagtctaaAATTGAGATTCAGGATCAATATAAGTACTAAATCATACAGATCAAGGACAATTCAAAGTGAAATTATATATTTCCTATGGTATTATTATCATATATTAATTTTCTGACACTGTTCTTTAAGGGCTGATTATCTGTGGTGTAAACAAAGCAGATTGTTATAGTGAACATTATTAAGGATTTCCCCTCTCCTTCAAGGAGTGGTGACTTCGGACGTGGTGAGTGGAGAAATCTGGACCTGAGCAACTATTCTGCAGTGTCTACCGAGATGTCTGACCAGCCCGTGTTTCCACAGTAAAACGCTTTGCACTCTGCAGACTACCCACCCTTCTCTCTTCAGGAGCTCCCGTGCGGACACATCCTAGCGCTTTCTCTGTCATACTATTCACATCGGCGCCCATAGCCACGTCCTTCCTACTTTCGATCCCATCAACCGCCAATTGAGAAATTTTGTCCATCGTGTTATGTCGAGCAAAACGCATCTCCCCCACTGGTCTCATCTCATAAATAGTTTTGCCGGTGACTTGAACTAGTAGAGAAAGTTAGGTGTTGGAAGCTGGTCTTAGTAGTACACaccttgtttggtttggtttggtctttcaagacatggtttctctgtgtaaccttggctgtcctggactccctttgtagaccaggctggcctcgaactcacagagatctgcctgcctctgcatccctgagtgctgggattacaggcttgtgccaccatgcccaactatggtacacacatttaatctcagtaggcagaggcaggtggatctcttgagtccAAGtctggccagggctacatagtagtctcaaaaaaccaaaacaaccaaacaagtaCTTGAGTGGCTCTCACAGCCACCTCTGTCTTAAGTTTGTTTTCCACACCTTGAGGAAGCACTGTGTCTCAGATCCTGCTCAGCTCATTTGGAGCTTGATTAGTGCTCTATGGCAACACTGGCAACCAGAGAACTTCTCCCATGAGACTGTTAGGATACCTAGTTTCATGATTTCAGGACCAGACTTGGAATGGGTGGCTAATAAAGGAAAAAAcgataataaagtaaatattactTCTAGGTACCCCACAAGCAGTAGGTGCAGATATCCAAGGTCATACTATACTAACTGTGAATGTTCATCGCTCCTAAGATGCTAGCAATTGTTCAGCAAAAGTAATCTAGGGGACATAAAGagtaaatttatttgttttcatagtgGAACCAGACAATTTGctgttctgccttctgagtggaaTGTTACATAGTAAAAAGTATTTGAATAGGCCTGTGATACTACTAATGATTTTTACGGTGTTAGAATTCTttactattaaaatttaaattaaaattttaaaatttaatattaaaattaaatttttcatCTATATTATCTTACAGTTTGCCAGAAAGGCATGCTCATACAAAGCCAGAAATTCTCAGTTGTGAGTATGGACAGAGATAAGTATATTTCAAGTCCGTGGACTTCTCCACTATGCAAGAATAGATACTGCAAGAATTTTCTTGAAGAATTACTTGATTAATGACCTTCAAGTTGATTTGTACCTCTCAGTAAACCTTTTTCAGGCTGGAGTGTGCTCCGTAGTAGTGTACTCAACCAACATGCACAAGTCCTTGGATTTGGTCCTCagtattggaaaaaaaatctttttcataaCTCCTTAGACACATTCATCTATAAATAGCACTTTAATATATGCATTTAAGTACAGTCTTGTATGTTATTTATTCATGCAATATGATACCTTGTTATATTtaactccattttttaaatgggaatATATTTTACTCatatgcacgcgcacacacatctGAGGAAAAGAGAATGACAGAAAGGCTCATGAGGTGAAGGAATCCGGCTCAGCCGTAGACCCCTAGCTCCTGCCCAGTCTGGACTGGCTTGCTCCCAGTCTGGTGGTAGGCCTATCCTGTGCTTCCCCTTTTATCTCTTGGTTTGGGTTTCCAGTTGTCTGTGGCCTGTGTcacctctttatttcttttgtttggagGCTAGGCATCTTTGTCTAGGTTCCTTAGAAATAAGGCGAGGCTCTAACAGTTCACATCCAGGTGTTTTCATTCTGACTTGCCAAGGTGTTAGTTATGCTCTCCAGCCATTTGTGTGTGGTGAGGCTCTTTTCCTCTTGTAGCTCTGGGAACTTTCCACGCTGGTGTGCATTCATGAGAATGTTTATTTGGCCCTCTGAACACTTCTAAAAACTTACACTCTTTGGTCCTGGGAAATGCTTTATGAATGTGTATGAATGTTGTGcctgcatgctcatgtgtgtgccacatatgtgcagaggtcagaagagggcatcagattccttggaattgGGTAGAGATAGTTTGAGCCCCtatttgggtgctaggaaccaaaacCAAGtcttgcaagagcagccagtgctcctaaccactgaggaTCTCTCCAGCAGCCGTTGCGTATTTTGAATGCCTCCCTACTACTTTGGGGTTTGTTGAGATTGGGTTTTTGTGGGACTATCGCTGTTCAGGGTTAGACTCTAACTTCACACGTTGTTTGCTCCAGTTAACGTTATGAGACGTTTATCAACTTTATCTTGCAATCCTTAGAGCCCTAGtattatacttaaaatttttcaagAGCTTTTTCAATTATCCTGAATGTTCCTTTTCCCATTAGACAGATGAAGATGTCATTGTGATTTCTTTCACCCTCAAAAGTCAGCGGAACCTTACAGATAAGATGCTAGCGCCAATTCCTGACCTGGATGAAGGGCAGTTCTCAACTTTAGGTACGGGCCATGTCACCAAACATGTGAGAGTAGAAGGCAGCTAGTCACTCTGCCCACACTCAGGAAGCGGAGAACATTGGAGGTTTCACAAAGGACCAACTGGAAGTGCCCTGAGGCACGGAAAAGGTAGCCATCTCTGTTCTTCTGTATCTACTTACTATTCCTTTATTATCTACTTAGTGAGTGAGGCCTTCttccaagggaggaaaaaagtaaaatgagcTTCTGCTTGTTCCCACTGAACAGCTATATGATCACTCAGTCAAAGAATCAGAAGTGATTCAGAAATACGAAGGGCCCAGCACAAAGGATTGGCCCACTCTCCTCTGCAGCAGTGGACCTTCTCAGGGTCTAGTCAGGTCTTCAAGGGTCTCATTGCTGAGGGATGAAGAATGGGTGATTGCATCTTTTTCCCACACTCATCCCATCTTTGTTGGTTGGAGCAGGACAGGGCACAATAATCGTGCCCCTGTGCTGAGTGAGCTCTGCAGCCTCCAGGAGCCTAGTGAATGTGTGGGTTCTTCCTAGACAGCTGTAGCCATGGATGGTTGTCCTCCTGTTGCATAGGGAACTGTCTTCCCATCACTGGCCTCAAAAGGTGGGTCTAGGGAGGGTTCTGCATGGCTGCAGATGCCCCATGTCCTTGGCTCAGTGAGAACTAAGGTACATTTCATGCATGTTGTCCACTGTCTTTCATGCCCCTGCCACAGGCCTCTTAAACAATTATGCTCTGCAGAGGATGCATGCCAGTGTCAAGTTCCACCACTGGGCTACATGCCCCGCTTGAGAAATGGGCTCACAGGCTAGAAGTTCAAGGAAATAGGGCTGGAGTATAGTGGGCTACAGGTCAGGGAGTACTTGCCTGGCACGTGGTCCTGGCTTCTGTCCTCCAGCACTGAAAAGTTCCCATCAGCTCTcttacatcattttctttctccccttgtACTTTTAGAAGGTCTGGAAGAGCTCTGACAAGAAATGAGCTGCTTTGAGAACTCCAAGGAATCCCTGGTTTGCTTTAATGTCTATCTACCGACTTAGTTCAAGGTGTTGACTGTAATATCCTGACACATAAGCATTCACGTACTGTATAGATGAATTTCAAAAGAAGGTCAAACAAGAGCTGCTCTATGGGTCCTAACTTCTAAGCTGCTTTGGAAGCAATCAAAACATTTGCTGggggcagagaaggaagggaacGTTTCTGGAAAATGAATTCTGCCCAGCATCAGTTTATGCTCctcagcagccaggaggagaTCAC
This window harbors:
- the Nanp gene encoding N-acylneuraminate-9-phosphatase — encoded protein: VIKLLQSKYHYKEEAESICDKVQVKLSRECLHPYSPCITEVRTSHWEEAIQETKGGTGNRKLAEECYFLWKSTRLEHMTLAEDVKAMLTELRKEVRLLLLTNGDRQTQREKIEACACQSYFDAIVVGGEQKEEKPAASIFYHCCDLLGVQPGDCVMVGDTLETDIQGGLNAGLKATVWINKSGRVPLTSSPVPHYMVSSVLELPALLQSIDCKVSKSV